One genomic window of Microtus ochrogaster isolate Prairie Vole_2 chromosome 14 unlocalized genomic scaffold, MicOch1.0 chr14_random_2, whole genome shotgun sequence includes the following:
- the C14H12orf60 gene encoding uncharacterized protein C12orf60 homolog, translated as MSSESEKDKERLSQAARLFFFHIRDLVSFINKFIELFNLTMKTRVLPVDLKEDSCIKDFFEQMITNFKEMQLMVEAKHKQVQKQPFCSTVASAVTSAVEKCVNVGPQHTAREMLRNIQAPATASVLSSSLILGSLESSLSNLMQFPIMGLRLSDFYREENKEPSGATTSEKITSPERPQATPEDALKKLQDALRTENAHKPAEAAADELEQFVQTMELTLQVLQKAIETMEGGISTFREVGTK; from the coding sequence ATGTCTTCGGAGTCAGAAAAGGATAAAGAGAGACTGAGTCAAGCTGCCAGACTATTCTTCTTCCACATTCGAGATCTGGTTTCCTTCATAAATAAGTTCATTGAGTTGTTTAACCTCACGATGAAGACTCGGGTCCTCCCGGTGGATCTGAAGGAAGACAGTTGCATTAAAGATTTCTTTGAGCAAATGATCACCAATTTTAAAGAGATGCAACTGATGGTGGAAGCCAAGCACAAACAAGTGCAGAAGCAGCCTTTCTGTTCCACGGTGGCGAGTGCTGTGACCTCTGCAGTGGAGAAGTGTGTCAACGTGGGCCCACAGCACACAGCTCGAGAAATGCTCAGAAATATCCAGGCTCCAGCCACTGCCTCTGTGCTGAGCAGTAGTCTCATCCTTGGGAGTCTGGAATCTTCTCTCTCAAACCTGATGCAGTTCCCCATCATGGGTCTCCGATTAAGTGACTTCTatagagaagagaacaaagagcCATCGGGTGCCACCACATCCGAGAAAATCACAAGTCCAGAACGTCCCCAGGCCACTCCAGAGGATGCTTTGAAGAAGCTGCAAGATGCCCTGAGAACGGAGAATGCCCACAAGCCGGCGGAAGCAGCCGCAGATGAACTGGAACAGTTTGTCCAGACTATGGAGCTCACCCTGCAGGTCCTCCAGAAAGCCATAGAGACCATGGAAGGGGGCATCTCCACATTTAGGGAAGTTGGGACCAAGTAG
- the Art4 gene encoding ecto-ADP-ribosyltransferase 4 encodes MKLWLPGEQVTPLWLLLSLCALQTPAGSTEVALKVDLDLTPDSFDDQYQGCSKQVLEELSQGDYFVEEIGSHKYYSRAWQKAHLTWLSQEETLPESMTTTHAVAILVYTLNHNVSSDFATAMAKAVGSPGQYQQSFHFKYLHYFLTSAVQLLREERATKNSDLCYDVHHGMKNVKFEVHVGATIRFGQFLSASLLREETQESGNQTLFTIATCLGASLQGFSFRKEVLIPPYEVFEVVSKSRNPKGESINLRSVGNLSTYNCQLLKASSRRGTPDLMVIACLCLVSVVISSIDREQRNPPASF; translated from the exons ATGAAGCTGTGGCTGCCAGGAGAACAGGTCACACcgctgtggctgctgctgtcgCTCTGTGCCTTGCAGACCCCCGCGGGGAGCACTGAG GTTGCTCTCAAAGTTGACCTTGACTTGACACCAGATTCTTTCGATGATCAATACCAAGGCTGTAGCAAGCAGGTCTTGGAGGAGCTAAGCCAAGGAGACTACTTCGTGGAGGAAATAGGCAGTCATAAGTATTACTCCAGAGCCTGGCAAAAAGCCCACTTAACCTGGTTGAGCCAAGAGGAAACCCTCCCCGAGAGCATGACCACCACACATGCTgtggccatcttggtctacacgTTGAATCACAATGTGAGCTCTGACTTTGCCACAGCCATGGCCAAGGCTGTGGGGTCTCCCGGGCAGTACCAACAGTCATTCCACTTCAAGTATTTGCATTACTTCCTCACCTCCGCCGTCCAGCTGCTGAGGGAAGAGAGAGCCACGAAGAACAGTGACCTGTGCTATGACGTGCATCACGGGATGAAGAACGTGAAGTTTGAAGTCCATGTGGGTGCCACCATTCGGTTTGGCcagttcctctctgcctccctgctgaGGGAGGAGACCCAGGAGTCTGGAAACCAGACACTGTTTACTATTGCTACGTGCCTGGGTGCCTCTTTGCAAGGCTTCTCTTTCCGGAAGGAAGTCTTGATCCCCCCCTATGAGGTATTTGAAGTCGTAAGTAAGAGCCGCAACCCCAAAGGAGAGTCGATAAACTTGCGGTCTGTTGGGAACCTGAGCACATACAACTGCCAGTTGTTAAAAG cttCCAGCAGGAGAGGCACCCCTGATCTAATGGTGATTGCTTGCCTCTGTTTGGTCAGCGTTGTTATTTCTTCCATAGACAGAGAGCAAAGGAATCCACCGGCTTCTTTTTAA